A stretch of Mucilaginibacter terrae DNA encodes these proteins:
- a CDS encoding TldD/PmbA family protein, whose protein sequence is MNRKQFLYLTGMGFGGAMLSQVPVLGSPISPEAMLQGGVDVATKKRMADVVLNAARSKGATYTDVRIGRYLNQYVVTRENKVQNVVNTESYGMGIRVIANGCWGFAATDKLDNDSIAKATVQAVAIAKENARLQSEPVHLLPQKGYGEVSWKAPIERNAFEVPIKEKVDLLLSVNDAAMKGGANYVNSIMFLVNEQKYFASSDGSYIDQDVHRIWPVFGVTKIDAKTGKFQTRQSLSSPRGMGYEYLMPRESDKIKTAPTTLYRDRYDMLEDAKLAAVQAEQKLKAKSVEAGKYDLILDPSHLWLTIHESVGHPSELDRVLGYEANFAGTSFLTLDKWESKNFKFGSDKVNIVADKLQKGSLGAVGYDDEGVATKQWDIIKDGVLVNYQSIRDQGHIIGLEESQGCCYADSWSSVQFQRMPNISLQPGKTPLSVQEIIKNTEKGIYIIGDSSFSIDQQRYNFQFSGQLYYEVKNGQIVGMLNDVAYQSNTQEFWNSCTAVADKSDYRLGGSFFDGKGQPQQVSAVSHGSATAKFNGVNVINTARKI, encoded by the coding sequence TTGAACAGAAAACAATTTCTCTACCTCACCGGAATGGGTTTCGGTGGGGCAATGCTTAGCCAGGTACCCGTGCTGGGTTCGCCAATATCGCCCGAAGCCATGTTGCAGGGTGGTGTTGATGTGGCTACTAAAAAACGCATGGCCGATGTGGTGCTTAATGCAGCCCGCAGTAAAGGTGCCACTTATACCGATGTGCGCATTGGCCGGTACCTTAACCAGTATGTGGTAACACGCGAAAATAAGGTGCAAAACGTAGTAAATACCGAATCTTACGGTATGGGTATACGCGTTATTGCCAACGGCTGCTGGGGCTTTGCCGCTACTGATAAGCTGGATAACGATAGCATTGCCAAGGCCACCGTACAAGCTGTTGCCATTGCCAAAGAGAATGCCCGCCTGCAAAGCGAACCGGTACACTTGTTGCCCCAAAAAGGCTACGGCGAGGTAAGCTGGAAAGCACCCATAGAACGTAATGCATTCGAGGTGCCTATAAAGGAGAAGGTAGACCTGCTGCTATCGGTAAATGATGCAGCCATGAAAGGCGGTGCCAATTACGTAAACTCCATTATGTTTTTGGTGAACGAGCAAAAGTATTTCGCATCGAGCGATGGTTCGTACATTGATCAGGATGTACATAGGATATGGCCGGTTTTTGGCGTAACTAAAATTGATGCTAAGACAGGTAAATTTCAAACCCGTCAATCATTGAGTTCGCCTCGTGGTATGGGTTATGAATATTTAATGCCTCGCGAAAGCGATAAAATTAAAACTGCGCCCACCACATTGTACCGCGACCGTTACGATATGCTGGAGGATGCCAAACTGGCTGCTGTACAAGCCGAACAAAAGCTAAAGGCAAAATCGGTAGAAGCTGGCAAGTATGATCTAATTCTCGATCCATCGCACCTTTGGTTAACCATCCACGAGTCGGTAGGTCACCCATCAGAGCTTGACCGTGTATTGGGTTACGAGGCCAACTTTGCCGGTACCAGTTTCTTGACTTTGGATAAATGGGAGTCGAAGAATTTTAAATTCGGCAGCGATAAAGTGAACATTGTGGCCGATAAGCTGCAAAAAGGTTCATTAGGTGCCGTTGGGTACGATGATGAAGGTGTAGCCACTAAGCAATGGGATATTATTAAAGACGGCGTACTGGTTAATTACCAGTCCATCCGCGATCAGGGACATATTATCGGGCTTGAAGAATCGCAGGGCTGCTGCTATGCCGATAGCTGGTCGAGCGTTCAGTTCCAGCGTATGCCAAACATCAGCTTACAGCCGGGCAAAACACCGTTGAGTGTTCAAGAAATCATTAAAAACACCGAAAAAGGCATTTACATCATCGGCGATAGTTCATTCTCTATCGATCAGCAACGTTATAATTTCCAGTTTAGCGGTCAGTTGTACTATGAGGTTAAAAACGGGCAAATTGTAGGCATGTTAAACGATGTGGCCTATCAATCAAATACCCAGGAGTTTTGGAACTCATGTACTGCCGTTGCCGATAAGAGCGATTACCGTTTAGGCGGATCTTTCTTTGATGGTAAAGGCCAGCCGCAGCAGGTGAGCGCCGTAAGTCACGGATCGGCCACTGCCAAGTTTAACGGAGTAAATGTAATTAACACAGCAAGAAAAATCTAA
- a CDS encoding TldD/PmbA family protein — MSILTEEQARALLKKALSYSKAEQCEINLNGGDSSNIRYARNSVSTSGAISRNSLVVSSAFGKKVGTATINEFDDASLEKVVRRSEELAQLAPENPEFMPFLGPQTYDAPSPTYVAATANLTPKQRADMVQQSLQVAKDNKLTAAGFLENSTGYAAMMNSKGLFAYNTTTDVNFSVTLRTEDGKGSGYATKAYNDVSKMDTLAFSKIAAQKASGSATAKALEPGKYTVILEPAAGIVLLEQLYGSLDARSADEGRSFLSKPGGKTRLGEKLVDERVNIYSDPANPELPTSVWNGDGQPQKKVSWIEKGVVKNLSYSRYWAEKKGVKPLPGADGIIMEGGTKTLAELIKGTEKGILVTRLWYIRAVDPQTLLYTGLTRDGTFYIENGQIKFPVKNFRFNESPVIMLNNLEELGKSERTVSGESGSNALIPPMKIRDFTFSSLSDAV, encoded by the coding sequence ATGTCGATTTTAACAGAAGAACAAGCACGCGCCTTACTCAAAAAAGCGCTCAGCTACTCAAAAGCTGAACAATGCGAAATTAACCTCAACGGAGGCGATTCATCTAACATACGTTATGCGCGCAACTCGGTATCAACCAGCGGTGCTATAAGCCGCAACAGTTTGGTAGTATCATCAGCCTTTGGCAAAAAGGTAGGTACGGCAACTATTAATGAGTTTGACGATGCCTCGTTAGAAAAAGTAGTACGCCGCTCAGAAGAATTGGCCCAGCTGGCTCCAGAGAACCCGGAGTTTATGCCGTTTTTAGGTCCGCAAACCTATGATGCGCCTTCGCCAACTTATGTGGCGGCTACAGCTAACCTTACGCCAAAGCAACGTGCCGATATGGTGCAGCAAAGCTTACAGGTAGCTAAAGACAATAAGCTGACCGCAGCCGGTTTCCTCGAAAATAGCACAGGGTATGCTGCCATGATGAATTCAAAAGGTTTATTTGCCTACAATACTACAACCGATGTGAATTTTTCGGTAACCCTGCGTACCGAAGATGGCAAAGGCTCAGGCTATGCTACTAAAGCCTACAACGATGTAAGCAAGATGGACACGCTGGCATTTTCTAAAATTGCCGCGCAAAAAGCCTCCGGTTCGGCAACTGCCAAAGCGTTGGAGCCGGGCAAATACACCGTAATTTTAGAACCTGCAGCCGGCATTGTGCTGCTCGAACAGCTTTACGGCAGCCTGGATGCTCGTAGCGCCGATGAAGGCCGCAGCTTTTTGAGCAAACCCGGTGGTAAAACCCGCCTGGGCGAAAAACTGGTAGATGAGCGCGTAAACATTTATTCAGACCCGGCAAACCCCGAGTTACCCACCAGCGTATGGAACGGCGACGGCCAGCCGCAAAAGAAGGTTAGCTGGATAGAAAAAGGTGTAGTGAAAAACTTGAGTTACTCACGCTATTGGGCCGAAAAGAAAGGCGTAAAACCACTGCCCGGTGCTGATGGCATTATTATGGAAGGCGGCACCAAAACCTTAGCGGAATTAATCAAAGGAACCGAAAAAGGTATATTGGTAACCCGCCTATGGTACATACGCGCGGTTGACCCGCAAACGCTGCTATACACAGGCCTCACTCGCGACGGTACGTTTTACATTGAGAATGGCCAGATCAAGTTCCCGGTTAAAAACTTCCGTTTTAACGAAAGCCCGGTAATTATGCTCAACAATCTCGAAGAACTGGGCAAATCAGAACGCACGGTAAGCGGCGAAAGCGGCTCGAATGCGTTGATACCACCTATGAAGATCAGGGATTTTACGTTTAGTTCGTTGTCTGACGCGGTTTAA
- a CDS encoding TldD/PmbA family protein: MPILNKEEAQALLKKVLSYSKADACEVSLGGSEGGNIRYALNAVSTAGDIGTLGLAVSSTYGKKTGTATINEFDDASLEKVVRRSEELAQLAPPNPEYMPPLGPQTFKDAVTYNEKTAAMTPESRAELVAKSLEVTKAANLSAAGFLENSTDFRAVMNSAGLFAYNKSSDVTFSVTTRNAEGTGSGYAARGFTDVSKLDTYGATKIAAQKATGSVGARAIEPGKYTVILEPTAATYMMENMFRFDARSADEGRSFLSKKGGGTRLGEKLLDEKVTIYSDPFHPELPSGTWSGDGMPLEKTYWFDKGVVKNLSYSRYWAEKKGVKPQPGPSNIIMEGGNMSLEEMIKSTERGILVSRLWYIRMVDPQVLALTGLTRDGTFYIENGKIKFPIKNMRFNESPIIMLNNVEALGKPERAISVESYRSYMIPPMKIRDFTFSSLSDAV; encoded by the coding sequence ATGCCAATACTTAACAAAGAAGAAGCACAGGCTTTATTAAAGAAAGTGCTTAGCTATTCAAAAGCCGATGCCTGCGAAGTGAGCCTTGGCGGTAGCGAAGGCGGTAATATACGTTATGCACTAAACGCAGTTTCAACTGCGGGCGATATAGGTACCTTAGGTTTAGCCGTAAGTTCAACCTATGGCAAAAAAACAGGCACAGCCACCATCAACGAGTTTGATGATGCATCGTTAGAAAAAGTGGTTCGCCGTTCGGAAGAGTTGGCCCAACTGGCTCCGCCAAACCCGGAGTATATGCCACCATTGGGTCCGCAAACGTTTAAAGATGCGGTAACTTATAATGAAAAAACAGCCGCCATGACGCCCGAAAGCCGTGCAGAACTGGTAGCAAAAAGTTTAGAAGTAACCAAGGCTGCCAATTTATCGGCCGCTGGTTTCCTCGAAAACTCTACTGATTTTCGCGCAGTGATGAACTCTGCCGGTTTGTTTGCCTACAATAAATCAAGCGATGTTACCTTTTCGGTAACTACCCGTAATGCCGAAGGTACCGGCTCGGGATATGCCGCACGTGGCTTTACCGACGTAAGTAAGCTTGATACTTATGGTGCTACTAAAATTGCAGCCCAAAAAGCAACCGGTTCTGTTGGTGCACGCGCTATTGAGCCCGGTAAATACACCGTTATATTAGAGCCTACCGCAGCTACCTACATGATGGAAAACATGTTTAGGTTTGATGCCCGCAGTGCCGATGAAGGTCGTAGCTTTTTAAGCAAAAAAGGCGGCGGCACGCGTTTAGGCGAAAAACTGCTGGACGAAAAAGTAACCATCTACTCTGATCCGTTTCATCCTGAATTACCTTCAGGTACCTGGAGCGGCGACGGCATGCCTTTAGAAAAAACGTATTGGTTTGATAAAGGAGTAGTTAAAAACCTGAGCTACTCGCGCTACTGGGCCGAAAAGAAAGGCGTAAAACCACAGCCCGGCCCAAGCAACATTATTATGGAAGGCGGCAACATGAGCCTCGAAGAAATGATCAAGAGCACCGAGCGAGGCATCCTGGTATCGCGCCTATGGTATATCCGTATGGTCGATCCGCAGGTACTGGCCCTTACCGGCTTAACCCGCGACGGTACGTTTTACATCGAGAACGGCAAAATCAAATTCCCGATCAAGAACATGCGCTTTAACGAGAGCCCCATCATTATGCTAAATAACGTGGAAGCCCTGGGTAAGCCCGAACGCGCTATCAGCGTAGAAAGCTACCGCAGCTACATGATACCACCGATGAAGATCAGGGACTTTACGTTTTCGTCGTTATCGGATGCTGTATAA
- a CDS encoding TldD/PmbA family protein, whose protein sequence is MKRRNFIYLSGVGAGAMMLPNLPAFGTPIDPAEALNQVDARIKKELADVALNTAKSKGASYADIRIGRYLNQAVITRETRVLNVANAESYGVGIRVLVNGCWGFAATNNVTKDGIAKTAERAVAVAKANAKIGGKPVQLAPQKGFGEVSWKTPIEKNAFEVPIKEKVDLLMSVNGAALAGGANFVNSTILAINEQKFFASTDGSYIDQDIHRLYPNFSVTKIDSSKGAFETRAALSSPVGMGYEYLIPSEAEKVQGIVTRYKNRYDMLEDVKNATKNATEKVSSKSVEPGKYDLVLDPSHLWLTIHESVAHPTELDRVLGYEANYAGTSFLSVDKLKSGNFKFGSKNMNIVADRDQKGSLGAVGYDDEGVQPKKFDIVKDGILTNFQTIRDQAHVIGLKESQGCCYAQTWSDVQFQRMPNVSLAPGKAKLSVDDMIKSVEKGIYIVGNGSFSIDQQRYNFQFGGQLFYEIKNGKIVGMLNDVAYQATNQEFWNSCAAVCDESDYRLGGAFNDGKGQPGQSNAVSHGSSTTKFTGVNVINVKRKIG, encoded by the coding sequence TTGAAACGTAGAAATTTTATTTACCTCTCGGGCGTAGGTGCCGGCGCGATGATGCTGCCCAACCTGCCTGCCTTTGGTACGCCTATCGATCCGGCTGAGGCCCTGAATCAGGTAGACGCACGCATTAAAAAAGAGCTTGCCGATGTAGCCCTTAACACGGCTAAATCAAAAGGTGCATCGTACGCCGATATACGTATTGGCCGCTATCTTAACCAGGCTGTAATTACCCGTGAAACCCGTGTGCTCAACGTAGCCAATGCCGAATCGTACGGTGTAGGTATACGCGTACTGGTTAACGGCTGCTGGGGCTTTGCGGCTACCAACAATGTAACCAAAGATGGTATTGCCAAAACTGCCGAACGCGCTGTAGCCGTAGCTAAAGCCAACGCTAAAATTGGCGGCAAGCCCGTACAACTGGCCCCTCAAAAAGGCTTTGGCGAGGTAAGCTGGAAAACACCTATCGAAAAAAATGCTTTCGAGGTGCCTATTAAAGAAAAGGTAGACCTGCTGATGTCGGTAAACGGCGCAGCCTTAGCCGGTGGTGCAAACTTTGTAAACTCAACAATTTTAGCCATTAATGAGCAAAAATTCTTTGCCTCTACCGATGGTTCATACATTGATCAGGATATTCATCGCCTGTACCCTAACTTCAGCGTAACTAAAATCGATTCATCTAAAGGTGCTTTTGAAACCCGTGCTGCGCTAAGCTCACCGGTAGGCATGGGTTATGAGTACTTAATTCCATCAGAAGCTGAAAAAGTACAAGGTATTGTAACCCGTTACAAAAACCGGTATGATATGCTGGAAGACGTAAAAAACGCCACCAAAAATGCCACCGAAAAGGTATCATCAAAATCTGTTGAACCGGGTAAGTACGATTTGGTATTAGACCCCTCACACCTATGGCTTACCATTCACGAATCGGTTGCTCACCCTACCGAGTTAGACCGTGTATTGGGTTATGAGGCTAACTATGCAGGAACCAGCTTCTTATCAGTTGATAAACTAAAATCGGGCAACTTCAAATTCGGCAGCAAAAACATGAACATTGTGGCCGATAGAGACCAAAAAGGCTCGTTAGGTGCCGTAGGTTATGACGATGAAGGTGTTCAACCTAAAAAATTCGACATTGTTAAGGATGGTATATTAACCAATTTCCAAACCATACGCGATCAGGCACATGTTATTGGTCTTAAAGAATCGCAAGGCTGCTGCTACGCCCAAACCTGGAGCGATGTACAGTTTCAGCGTATGCCTAACGTATCGCTTGCACCAGGCAAGGCAAAACTGAGCGTTGACGATATGATCAAAAGCGTTGAAAAAGGTATTTATATTGTGGGTAACGGCTCGTTCTCGATTGATCAGCAACGTTATAACTTCCAGTTTGGTGGTCAACTGTTTTATGAAATTAAGAACGGCAAAATTGTGGGTATGCTGAATGATGTGGCTTACCAGGCAACTAACCAGGAGTTTTGGAACTCATGTGCGGCCGTTTGTGATGAAAGCGATTACCGTTTAGGCGGTGCTTTCAATGATGGTAAAGGTCAGCCGGGCCAGTCTAACGCCGTATCACACGGATCATCGACCACCAAGTTTACCGGAGTGAATGTAATTAATGTTAAACGCAAAATTGGATAA